Genomic window (Culex pipiens pallens isolate TS chromosome 3, TS_CPP_V2, whole genome shotgun sequence):
GCAGTGAGAGTAATGTTCCCGGCGTTTGGACGAGACGTTAGACACGTGCGAGACGATTTGTGTGTCCTGATGGCGTAGAAAGTGGGATGGGGGCTCCTCGTACACCCCGCCCAACCACACGGTGAAAGGTGCAATAAATTACGACGATTGTACGTGTGTGTATGATCACATTTTCGCACCATAATTAAACGTGGACAACTGGCAGTTTATATTAGTGATGCAGAGCAAAGCTAACATAATGAAGAGGCGTTTAAAAATGACGCACGTGTGGATCTCAAAAAGAAAAGGAATGATTGAAAGGAGCATGGATTTGTTTGATCAATCTCAAATGTTGGTCAGcgcattttgtttgttttaggtTGGAAAACTTCACGTCATTCGAAATAAAGACACACCGTGGCGAATATAGGTTAGGTGGGAAAAATAGAGTTGACGGTGACGTCGGCTGGACGTGGGAGTAGTTTGTGTCAAGATGGTTCCCAAAATGCATCAACGAGTCATGCTGAGTTGGACACCCGGTATTTTTAGAATTCCCTCAAAACCTGATGCAATGGGACGAGTATTCCAACCGGGAATAAATATAGACACGAACTTTATTTGTGTTGCATAGTGGAGTCTCGAGATTTTCCTACAGACAACATTGTATAGCTCTGGACCAATACGAGAAAAAGGCGCACAAGCAAACTCGAAGTGTTTAACAATAGCTGGGCTCGCTAGTTAAAAAACTGCGATGATTGAAGCGAACTCGAAGTGGAAGCGGTGTttaagttgcctaggaattgatAAAAGAGAACCGGGTTCGAGTGGTTGAAGTGACAGTTCTACCATAAATAACGCATTTGAACAAGGAACaaggataagggaaattcttcGAAGTATCGCTCTCGTTCATAAACTGTGTCATAGGTCTATTGAAGTTACTCAAATCATGCGGCCTCCAATGTCAAAATTAACATCAATTACTCATCAAAACGTAACGCCCGATACTGTAAAGACACAGATTCATTCATACAGACATgttaaacacagtaaaaaataatgtaaatttggaagctgtaattttgtaaggttgaatattacctcttttatgatgtaattttacctcaatttagactgaaaaagttacattacactagaaaagtggtaaaattacacctttttttctgacataaaagatgtaccccttctcagatgtaatattaccatgattttttttttctgtgaagattTCATGATCGAAACTCGGTATCGGTATCTTTTTAGACGACTGATCTTTTTTGAGAATGAACCTTCGAGAAAAATGCTCTCAGAACTTTTCTACTAACAGTTCGTGCCTTTTATTCTCTTGGATGGAAGCCTCGCTACTGCACagacaaaaaaatcatggtaatattacatctgggaaggggtacatcttttatgtcagaaaaaaggtgtaattttacctctggaaatgtgtaattttaccacttttatggtgtaatatcattttttcagtctcaattgaagtaaaattacatcataaaagaggtaatattcatccttccaaaattacagcttccaaatttacattattttttactgtgtgtggGTGTACAGCAAATATATTCAAAAGGTTTATCCATAGCAATACACAAAACACCAGGGGACTCCTCCACGAGGTATCAATCCGATGCAAAGTCTGAGAAGTAGGGTGTAATGAATTACGAAAGGATCTTCCAATTTAAGTTTGCAaatgctggcaacactgtacacAGATTCGCGTCTACCTTCAGGCGGATTATCCGCACACAGGAAATGAGTGACCGCGTCCGGGCAGTGCGCATGCGTCCGAGAGTCGGGGCTGCATTTTCCGCTGGGGATCACTTGCGGGACCAGCAGAGTGCGTACAAGATTTTCCCGAGTCAGTTTTTCGTAACTCGTCTCTCTTTTCGGAGCTCGGAGCTCGGTGGCCACAGACACGTTTGCCGTTCAGCCTGGTGTGTGTCCTCCCCTGGTACGGTGGGTGAGCCGCGTGTGAAAAATTTAGGACCCCTCCGGCCTCTTGACTTTGGCTCCGGTTTTGGCTTAGGTGCGCGGGCCTGTTACTTAACCTGGTGCGTTAGTTGAGAAGGAGTTTTCTCGGCATTACTGGGATTGTTGCTGAATAGTGGTTATGGAATTTTGCACCATAAAGATGTCTCGGTGTATGTGGGTGTGTGCGTGTGTAGGAGTGCTAAGCAAAGTTGGTGGAATTACAACcactgaaaaaaggaaaaagtgaATGAAAAAACGGGATAAAATGACCGATGAAAATCAAATGAGATCGTCGCGAGGAAAATGAATTAGTGCGACCAGAAAATTACTTCTTCTTCGACATTCTTCGTGCCCGTGGTGTGATCATAATAAAGTTTAGTAACTAAAcacacgcacacgcacacatgatgaaaaaaagaaaataaatcaaGGTGCGAAGAACAAGAAGATCGAGAAATAAGCGATAGtgggttaaaaatattttcctctTTGAACGTCCTCCGGCCCTGaagaagatttgaaaaaaaaaaataatcggggACTGAAGAAACGAAGAAAACGTGTGAGAAAATCGGCACTCACCGCGAGAAAAGAGAGAGGGAAATGAGAAGCACTCCCGAACGAGTGACTGTCTCTCTTTAAAGTCGTGTTTATGTGTGGTGAGAGCCACCCGCGCGCGCTAATCGTGAATGGCGGTGAAAAACGTGTGAAAATCGCGCACAATTAATACACTTTGTAATTCGATATGCACGACGTCGTCACGTCGTCAGTGTCACTGTTGTGTGTTTGCTCCTCTCGCGCACGAAACtccaaaagaaaagaaaagtcaaCGGATTGTGCTCTCACAGCGTGGCACTGCAcgtgaaaattcgattttactcaCACGAACGTGGGAGCGAACGAAAACGAGCCAGTTTGTAAATTGTgcatgaaattttcaggaaaaTTACGGGGAGGGAAGATTTCGTAACTTCCTCCCACCTTTGCGCCCGTGGAAAACTGTTAACAGCCAGGGGATTTGGCAAACAAGCTGAGTGCACTTTGCGCGGTGAGCTCAGCGTCGATGGAATGCACCCATTTGTTAGGAAAATCCGCacattacaatttacaatttgtttacatttgccaACAAGTTCGCCTGTGTATATGTGCTAGTGAATGCCGGAATAATCTCACATTTTTCAAAGAGCACTTTTTTTCACCTTGCAATGCAGTCATCAGTAGTGACGAAGTGTGGAAACAAAGAACTTCGAACAACTCGGGAAGAAAAGCTTAAGTGATGACAAGAATTACATGAGGCGAAAAAGAAGAACATCAGGATTACCGATACCGAGCATTTCGTTGCACGCTTTTTTTAATGACTTTTCAACCGTACagatttacttaaaaaaataataaaagaaccTTTTGTTCAGCCAGCCTTGTTAGCATTGTGTGTGCACGCggccttttttatattttatgtgtCATAAAAATATTCGCTCATTTCACGGAATCTAAATTGTGAAACTGTTGACGTTGATCGTTCGCTGAATACGTGAATATCAAGTGTGAGCTCTTTTTGAATGTGAAAtttgttaactttttttcaacgaTCGATCAACAATATTTAGATTCCATGAAACTTTaagctttttttgtaaatcgttCTATGTAAAATGCTTAACCCCGTTCCTACGCTCTATATTACTAGCAGCACGTACCACCTAGCCTACCCCTCACGAATCCCTATTGATAGCCCTTTCCTGTTGTACTCGTACGTCCCACACACACACCTCCTCCAAACCTGGCTTCCCACGTATGATGGAAAATCGTAATGGCCGAGATCGGAACAACAACGACGTAGCTGTCCTGCAGAACGGGGTCATCTTACGAAAGCTCAAGTCGAAGCATTCCGGTGAATGCCTGTTGTGTTGGAAGGAGGCCCGCCATCCCAAGTGTCTGTGTCCCAAGTGTGCCAAACAGTACTGCTTTCAGTGTATCAAAAAGTGGCTAACCGATAGCAAAACCAAGACTAGTGAGTGTCCCAACTGCAAGTCCAAGTTGCCGATCGACGATTTGGTCCGGTGCGCAGCGGATCTCGTTGTCGGCGACGAAGAAGACACGAAGCAATCCGGCCATTCGGACAATGGTACTAATGTTACAGAGTGTGGCGGAAACgtgcagcagaagcagcagaaCGAGCATCAGTATCGCCGGAACGGTGTCGAGTCGGGCTCAATAAAGTTAGTGGTGAAAGTGATTGAAAGCGACTCGTCGCTCGACGGGCGTCTGACAAACGGGAATGCTGGCGCCGGAATGGTTAATGGTTCCGCTCAGGCTAAGATGCTCACCGTCAACGGGCGTCAGGGAAAGAAATCGAAAGAATCAAACAGGAAGCAGCAACTGAATAATCATACGGTAACAAGCAACGGAAAAGTACCCCTGAGCAATGGTGTAGTGCACAACGGAAAGGAAGAAGCAAATAATGTACGAGTGAATGAAACTGACACAAACGAACTGACAAACAAGCGAAGCAATGGAAAGGATCAGCCGATCAACCATCAGCGCAAGAATGGCTTCAAGAAACTGCCCACGACGACCACAGTTGAAGTACCCGAAACGGTAGTACAAAGCGATACCAAGTCTGCAGAAGCTCCCTTAGAGAATGGGCATAGTATACATAAAGATACCATACTTTGTCAGCAAAATGGCTCAGACCAGGACAGCGATCAGCCACTTTGCGCGCTACACGCACTGCCACTGCTGTTCTTCTGTTTAACCTGCAAGTGTTGCATCTGTGAGACTTGCGGTATTCGCGACAGCTCTCATACACAACATGTCTTCAAGAAGATAACCGCAATATACGATGATAAGCTAGGAAAAATCAGGCAAGAGTTCGCTCTTGTATCAACATACCTGGAGGAGATCCAGCAGGTGATACAGAGCGTTGAACACAACATTGACTGGGTCAAGGCGGCTAAGGCTCGCAAGCTGCAAGAACTGAGTCGCCTTCTACACTCGGAGGCAGAATGTATCGAACGACAGATCAACAAAAAACTGGGCGTTTTGCAAGACCAACGAGATACCATCGCAAATGAAGTATTCCGGGTGACGGCAGGCTACAAGAAGCTGGAATCGGAACTAAACTCTTGCCCACAAGAAGAGTTGCTGGTTAAAGATGCTGAATTTCTCAAGCGTTGTAGCCAGCTGATTGAGAAACCTGCCTCGTCCTTCGTTCATCAGCCAGTACCTGCCGATTTGGAATGGTAACACCACTGCACCTACACGAATCACGGCAGCTTCTAAAACACCAAATCTTCTAATTACAGTGATTTCATTCCCGACTTTCGGTCGATGGTGTTTGTCATAAAGGACTACCAAGCGATCGAGCCCATCGAAGAATGTCGAACGTCGGACGTACTGTGCGACGTGATTGGCTTCGGCTGGCGGCTTCATGCCTGGAAAAGTGATCACCTTTCGGTTACACTGATGATGACGGAAGGAGTAACTGGAAGGTACACACCAACGACAACCTCAACCATCCCCCAAAATATCATCAACCAAGCTTCTCTGCCTTCTTCCAGATATGAGTACTGCATCGAACTGCTGCACGAGGACGATCCTACCAAGTCGATCCGGCTTACCCAGATCGATCACTTCGAGCACCACCAGACAGGGCCGGTGCACGATTTGATCGAGAACGAGCGCCTCGTAGAGGAAGGCTTCATCGGCGATGCGAACGATACGCTGCAGATTAAGTTCTCGGTACGACCTCCGACGATCGTCATGAAAAGCCGCTATCAACAGGAGTATATCGATCGTACGCGAAAAGATAACATCAAGTGAGTACACGTGGGTTTTGGTTGTCTGTTTAGATGTGTGACACAAAAAGGGTCAACCTGTTTTCTATGCCACATAGTGGAGGCCCAACTAGTTTGATACATAATTCGGCTAAAGGTTACCCACATGGTTTCAAAGGGTACGTTACAAGTCACATACTTGTCTCGAATAGTTTCCAAACGACATCCAGTTTTGGATGCGATATATCTATTACATATTTACCATTAAAAGCAGGATACATCAACTTTTCACGGTCACTATCATTAAATCACGGGTGAAGTGTGCTCATTATGAGGCCAAAAAACGATTGGCagatcaataaaaatattgatggcTAGACCAGCAGGTAAAAATAACCGCAGATACCAAAAAGAAGATTTGGTAAAGCCGCTCGAAAAGATTTGATTGACAAGCAACAGGTTACAATGAGTTTGTTTTCATTCAGGTAGCTGATGATTAAATCTACTTGTGGCCTTTAGGATCATGTATTGCGGGAGATGTTTGAGCACTTTTGATCAAATATATTATATTAGTTATATTAGTTCAATTAAAACAAAGAAATCAATAAGATGGGCTAGCCGTATCATCTAATTCGGCAGCCAATAATTAGTGCACAAGTTTAACCACGTCAAGGTTTTCGCATGTTTTAGcgagcgcacacacacacacatttcgcGCCTGTAACGCATACTAGCCGCGTTCTCGCTCTAAAAATATCGATTTACATAAAGATCGTGGTACCACCACCGCGCTATATAAACCGCCGCGCGCTGCTGCTGAAAAACTGATGATGACGGTCgagcattttcctgcgttttcaAACTTTGATGCGGCGCGGGTGTGTGACCGGGTTGTGAGGGctcgcgcgcgtgtgtgtgtgtgtgttcgtccgGGGCGACGAAGTTGGGTTTGTCTTTTCTGGGCCAACTAGGATGGAACACAGTTGAAAATATGTGGAATttctttaaaacagaaaaacaggGAAACCCTGGAAATGAGAAATCTTTTAGCatcccgcaaaaaaaaaactaaataaaaaaaattaaaatttcgttcATACTAGGTTccgtataaaaataaatttagagtTTCTGAATGTTTTAGAATAACTTAAAAGCTATGTTATGACATGGTCAAAGTTTATTTGGCAATGTCATcaagattttgtaaaaaaaaaaattcagaaaatgacgaaaaatttgtacaaatattttttttattgaaattaaaatgaaattaaatagttgTAACAGTGTACCGTTTAACCAAGTGACTTTTTTACTTGTAGAAGTCATgaccaatttttaacattttttcgatcggaaaatatcctataaattagcttgaaaacattgaagtttggacccATCTCAGAAATcaaccctaacatttttaaaggttaAAACACACTcatttacataaaataaaataaattaggaaatttattcaatcggtgatcataaaatttcattaatgctttatttttttacattgaaattagtcccaaatatttcatgaaatttcgtcaaatgaattttgaacctaAACCAATTTTTACTGTTCGTTTTTCCTCAGACGCTGTATTTTAACATCCGTTTCTATAATATCCAATGTTACAAAACAAATAcagtacagactcgattatccgaagtttcgattatccgatgttcgattatccgaagatctgtatgggacttcgaataatcgaatcacgaacaaaaaaaattttttttcgtttttttttcttttccttgtttttaacatcaaat
Coding sequences:
- the LOC120432358 gene encoding uncharacterized protein LOC120432358 isoform X2, with product MMENRNGRDRNNNDVAVLQNGVILRKLKSKHSGECLLCWKEARHPKCLCPKCAKQYCFQCIKKWLTDSKTKTKCGGNVQQKQQNEHQYRRNGVESGSIKLVVKVIESDSSLDGRLTNGNAGAGMVNGSAQAKMLTVNGRQGKKSKESNRKQQLNNHTVTSNGKVPLSNGVVHNGKEEANNVRVNETDTNELTNKRSNGKDQPINHQRKNGFKKLPTTTTVEVPETVVQSDTKSAEAPLENGHSIHKDTILCQQNGSDQDSDQPLCALHALPLLFFCLTCKCCICETCGIRDSSHTQHVFKKITAIYDDKLGKIRQEFALVSTYLEEIQQVIQSVEHNIDWVKAAKARKLQELSRLLHSEAECIERQINKKLGVLQDQRDTIANEVFRVTAGYKKLESELNSCPQEELLVKDAEFLKRCSQLIEKPASSFVHQPVPADLECDFIPDFRSMVFVIKDYQAIEPIEECRTSDVLCDVIGFGWRLHAWKSDHLSVTLMMTEGVTGRYEYCIELLHEDDPTKSIRLTQIDHFEHHQTGPVHDLIENERLVEEGFIGDANDTLQIKFSVRPPTIVMKSRYQQEYIDRTRKDNINEYDSNVITICNIRDPTTSIVLSKQYTDTVGSRWRLNVYPKGNNTNYRYLSTYVELCDGIAGRYQYIVELLHNDAHKQVKFQSEDHFRVGEIRGYQKFIRVKRVLEEGYLNDDGSIYIRLSIRPATLALRCQYQEEYQSLKEEKILFQFNSQLSQHLTRIRNLREENTALQSIAYPEYNSNIFVMRNFTGLRQASEDVCSDNSYDDLGCCWRLIVYANGDKEGRDEWLSVYLRLLEGIPGSYEYCIELLHNDPTKTVKMEGTQTFEIQERFGWSQFARLDMICANGFVNEEHDALYFRFSLRPPNYKGKCEYQQLLRMELKKDNELLKRELIPEYSTITYTLKNFTELQRKEGFVYSDPLCDDLGFTWRLLIYANGHSEGLGCNLSVYLVLFDGVSGSRFEYRVELLHRNPTANIKMEGVNVFKLKKIWGWPQYIHHERLRQEGYLNEDDSLEFRLSICPPDIKLKCEYQQEFIRQLKERKK
- the LOC120432358 gene encoding uncharacterized protein LOC120432358 isoform X1, giving the protein MMENRNGRDRNNNDVAVLQNGVILRKLKSKHSGECLLCWKEARHPKCLCPKCAKQYCFQCIKKWLTDSKTKTSECPNCKSKLPIDDLVRCAADLVVGDEEDTKQSGHSDNGTNVTECGGNVQQKQQNEHQYRRNGVESGSIKLVVKVIESDSSLDGRLTNGNAGAGMVNGSAQAKMLTVNGRQGKKSKESNRKQQLNNHTVTSNGKVPLSNGVVHNGKEEANNVRVNETDTNELTNKRSNGKDQPINHQRKNGFKKLPTTTTVEVPETVVQSDTKSAEAPLENGHSIHKDTILCQQNGSDQDSDQPLCALHALPLLFFCLTCKCCICETCGIRDSSHTQHVFKKITAIYDDKLGKIRQEFALVSTYLEEIQQVIQSVEHNIDWVKAAKARKLQELSRLLHSEAECIERQINKKLGVLQDQRDTIANEVFRVTAGYKKLESELNSCPQEELLVKDAEFLKRCSQLIEKPASSFVHQPVPADLECDFIPDFRSMVFVIKDYQAIEPIEECRTSDVLCDVIGFGWRLHAWKSDHLSVTLMMTEGVTGRYEYCIELLHEDDPTKSIRLTQIDHFEHHQTGPVHDLIENERLVEEGFIGDANDTLQIKFSVRPPTIVMKSRYQQEYIDRTRKDNINEYDSNVITICNIRDPTTSIVLSKQYTDTVGSRWRLNVYPKGNNTNYRYLSTYVELCDGIAGRYQYIVELLHNDAHKQVKFQSEDHFRVGEIRGYQKFIRVKRVLEEGYLNDDGSIYIRLSIRPATLALRCQYQEEYQSLKEEKILFQFNSQLSQHLTRIRNLREENTALQSIAYPEYNSNIFVMRNFTGLRQASEDVCSDNSYDDLGCCWRLIVYANGDKEGRDEWLSVYLRLLEGIPGSYEYCIELLHNDPTKTVKMEGTQTFEIQERFGWSQFARLDMICANGFVNEEHDALYFRFSLRPPNYKGKCEYQQLLRMELKKDNELLKRELIPEYSTITYTLKNFTELQRKEGFVYSDPLCDDLGFTWRLLIYANGHSEGLGCNLSVYLVLFDGVSGSRFEYRVELLHRNPTANIKMEGVNVFKLKKIWGWPQYIHHERLRQEGYLNEDDSLEFRLSICPPDIKLKCEYQQEFIRQLKERKK